Proteins co-encoded in one Spirosoma endbachense genomic window:
- a CDS encoding Bax inhibitor-1/YccA family protein — protein sequence MESQSYPEQHHPSLTAEQIKQEQAAFMTQVYGWMTVALLVTATISIWVASSPAVLELIFGNRLVFYGLLIGEVLLVMYLSAAVQRVSAQMAMAMFLGYAVMNGLTLSCIFLLYTGGSIASTFFVTAGTFGAMSAYGYFTKRDLTSWGGFLMMALIGLIIASVVNLFWQNETLYWIATYAGVLIFVGLTAYDTQKIKEMNIVGNAGTDEDRKEAIMGALRLYLDFINMFLYMLRLFGRRR from the coding sequence ATGGAGTCTCAATCCTATCCTGAACAGCACCACCCTTCACTAACGGCCGAGCAGATTAAACAGGAGCAGGCTGCCTTCATGACCCAGGTCTACGGCTGGATGACTGTAGCGTTACTCGTTACCGCAACCATTTCGATTTGGGTAGCTAGTTCGCCCGCCGTTCTTGAATTGATTTTTGGTAACCGACTGGTTTTCTACGGGTTGCTGATCGGTGAGGTGCTGCTGGTTATGTATCTTTCGGCGGCTGTGCAGCGCGTTTCTGCCCAAATGGCGATGGCTATGTTTCTGGGTTATGCCGTTATGAACGGTTTAACGCTGTCGTGTATCTTTCTGCTTTATACGGGTGGTTCGATTGCATCTACCTTCTTCGTAACGGCCGGAACATTTGGGGCAATGAGTGCTTACGGTTATTTCACCAAACGCGATCTGACATCCTGGGGAGGTTTTCTAATGATGGCCCTAATCGGTTTGATCATTGCTTCGGTTGTGAATCTGTTCTGGCAGAACGAGACGCTCTACTGGATTGCAACGTACGCTGGTGTTCTGATCTTTGTCGGACTGACCGCATATGACACGCAGAAGATCAAAGAAATGAACATCGTTGGTAATGCGGGCACCGATGAAGATCGAAAAGAAGCCATCATGGGGGCGCTGCGTCTCTACCTGGATTTTATCAATATGTTTCTTTACATGTTACGCCTGTTCGGACGCCGACGGTAA
- a CDS encoding DUF6582 domain-containing protein, with the protein MTNDPKIDRRDDVKPTEGEHKYGDVEFADRTNKKYPIDTPEHVRAAWSYINHEDNAAKYDADEVDVIKDRIKKAAKKQHVTIEDE; encoded by the coding sequence ATGACAAACGACCCGAAAATTGATCGGCGCGACGATGTAAAGCCGACCGAAGGTGAGCACAAATACGGAGACGTAGAATTTGCTGACCGTACCAACAAGAAGTATCCAATTGATACACCCGAGCATGTCCGTGCGGCATGGAGTTACATTAATCACGAGGATAATGCGGCAAAATACGATGCCGACGAAGTGGATGTGATTAAGGACCGGATTAAAAAAGCAGCAAAAAAACAGCACGTAACCATTGAGGACGAATAA
- a CDS encoding putative toxin-antitoxin system toxin component, PIN family — MRIVIDTNVLLAALPKASRYRAIITALALGKIELVVSTSILLEYQEILARKTNAVVANNFLEFLTKLPGVIRIDTPFTWGIIEIDPDDNKFIDAGLMAGADYIITYDVHFDVVKLHPFPSIGVLNPDEFLVLLATS; from the coding sequence ATGAGGATTGTTATTGACACAAACGTCTTACTGGCTGCTCTTCCTAAGGCATCACGTTACAGAGCTATTATTACTGCATTAGCTCTCGGAAAAATCGAATTGGTGGTAAGCACATCTATTTTGCTCGAATATCAGGAAATACTAGCTCGCAAGACAAACGCAGTTGTTGCCAATAATTTTCTGGAATTCCTAACAAAATTGCCGGGTGTGATTCGTATTGATACGCCGTTTACATGGGGAATCATTGAGATCGACCCAGATGACAACAAGTTTATTGATGCAGGTTTAATGGCCGGAGCCGATTACATTATCACGTATGATGTACACTTCGACGTTGTCAAATTGCATCCGTTTCCATCGATTGGCGTTCTGAATCCCGATGAATTTTTGGTATTACTGGCAACTAGTTAA
- a CDS encoding alpha/beta fold hydrolase, translating to MCRNSQTKVVLILFFLLPFYQGIAQQRFAELGNFSLENGQVIQNCQLGYRTFGRLNAAKSNAILVPTWFGGTSQGKAFVANPGGIADSTSYFTIVVDALGNGVSSSPSNSTAQAGAQFPQFTIRDMVRSEYELVTKSLGLTHLYAVMGISMGGMQSFEWLVSYPDFMDKVVPIVGAPKQSSYDRLFWGTQLTILERGNFAPEAMKTVGDLHELNLTTPSYFMSHLKAEEEPDFVQKKENGYVNTNPYNWASQLRAMIGHDIYRGRSMAELKSAIKAKLLIVVAKQDHMVTPGMATELAKFLQVPFVELTSDCGHLATSCEEETIKKSVRQFWESK from the coding sequence ATGTGCCGGAATTCACAGACGAAAGTCGTTCTTATACTCTTCTTTTTGTTGCCGTTTTATCAGGGCATTGCTCAGCAACGCTTTGCTGAGCTTGGTAATTTTTCGCTCGAAAACGGTCAGGTTATTCAAAATTGCCAGCTTGGTTACCGAACCTTCGGCCGACTGAACGCAGCTAAATCGAACGCTATTCTGGTGCCTACCTGGTTTGGTGGCACGTCGCAGGGGAAAGCGTTTGTGGCTAATCCGGGCGGTATTGCCGATAGCACCAGCTATTTTACGATTGTGGTCGATGCGCTGGGTAATGGTGTATCTTCGTCGCCATCGAATAGCACGGCTCAGGCAGGAGCGCAGTTTCCGCAATTCACGATCCGGGATATGGTTCGCTCAGAGTATGAGCTGGTTACGAAGTCGCTCGGCCTGACTCATCTGTATGCTGTCATGGGCATTTCGATGGGTGGGATGCAATCGTTCGAGTGGCTGGTTTCGTATCCTGATTTTATGGATAAAGTCGTTCCCATTGTGGGAGCCCCGAAACAGAGCAGTTATGACAGGCTGTTCTGGGGAACACAATTGACGATTCTGGAGCGCGGCAATTTCGCGCCTGAAGCCATGAAGACCGTTGGTGATCTTCATGAGTTGAATTTAACGACGCCCAGCTACTTTATGAGCCACCTAAAGGCAGAAGAAGAACCAGATTTTGTGCAGAAAAAAGAGAATGGCTACGTAAATACAAACCCGTACAATTGGGCGTCACAACTGAGAGCCATGATTGGTCATGATATCTACCGGGGCCGGTCAATGGCTGAACTCAAGTCGGCGATCAAGGCAAAACTACTGATTGTCGTGGCCAAACAGGATCATATGGTAACGCCCGGTATGGCTACCGAACTGGCTAAATTTCTGCAAGTGCCCTTTGTCGAGCTTACCAGCGACTGCGGCCATCTGGCCACCTCCTGCGAGGAAGAAACGATCAAGAAGTCAGTCAGGCAGTTCTGGGAAAGTAAGTAA
- a CDS encoding cation diffusion facilitator family transporter: MPASKTPIYSALAANLAIAITKFIAAGVTGSSAMVSEGIHSLVDTLNEILLLLGIARSKKPADDKRPFGYGKEQYFWAFIVSILIFGVGGGVSFYEGITHLQHPEPIQKPFWNYIVLGVAFCFDGLSFITALREFNRQRGDKPFWSAVKGSKDPSTFVVLFEDASDLLGLIVAFLGVFLGHQFNNPYFDGGASIIIGLILTGVSIVLARESRSLLMGESVEPATLNQIIALTERDNAVTSVIQSPSMYFSPDEVLVLLVIDFQDALSTSEINQAINRIRTTVQQQFPIVKQVFIEPGIPTIQ, from the coding sequence ATGCCAGCGTCCAAAACTCCGATTTACAGTGCTTTAGCCGCCAATCTGGCAATTGCCATTACCAAATTTATCGCGGCTGGCGTTACGGGCAGCTCGGCCATGGTTTCTGAAGGAATCCACTCATTAGTCGATACGCTGAATGAAATTCTATTATTACTGGGGATTGCCCGCAGTAAAAAACCAGCCGACGATAAAAGACCTTTCGGCTACGGCAAAGAACAATATTTCTGGGCATTCATTGTCTCGATTTTGATTTTTGGTGTAGGTGGTGGTGTTTCTTTTTATGAAGGCATTACCCATTTACAACATCCCGAACCAATCCAAAAACCGTTCTGGAATTACATTGTTCTGGGCGTGGCCTTCTGTTTCGACGGACTTTCCTTTATCACCGCCCTCAGGGAATTTAACCGCCAGCGTGGCGATAAGCCATTCTGGTCGGCCGTTAAAGGCAGCAAAGATCCGTCTACATTCGTGGTTCTTTTTGAGGATGCTTCCGATCTGCTCGGCTTGATCGTAGCATTTCTGGGCGTCTTTCTGGGTCATCAGTTCAATAATCCGTACTTCGATGGGGGTGCCTCCATCATCATCGGCCTGATTTTGACCGGGGTTTCGATCGTGCTGGCCCGCGAAAGCCGGAGCCTGCTCATGGGCGAGAGTGTCGAGCCAGCAACCTTAAACCAGATCATAGCCCTAACCGAACGTGATAATGCCGTGACGAGCGTTATTCAGTCGCCCTCCATGTATTTCAGTCCCGATGAAGTGCTGGTGTTACTTGTCATCGATTTTCAGGATGCCTTATCGACCTCCGAGATCAATCAGGCGATCAATCGAATACGAACAACGGTTCAGCAACAGTTTCCAATTGTTAAACAGGTATTTATTGAACCAGGTATTCCAACAATTCAGTAA
- the ypfJ gene encoding KPN_02809 family neutral zinc metallopeptidase — protein MRWLGQRESDNVEDRRGGGGGGLLVGGGIGTVVIAVIVMLLGGDPSEILNQSSPSQQAAQAPSGPQPDDDAASFTRKVLGSTEDIWTKLFADQGAQYRKPTLVMFRQMTQSGCGTASESSGPFYCPGDQKLYIDLSFYDELSKRFGAPGDFAMAYVVAHEVGHHVQKQLGIMDKVDALRERLSEREYNKVSVRLELQADFFAGVWAHHAQGKSFDFEPGDVEEALTAANAIGDDRIQEQTQGRVVPDAFTHGSSAQRVYWFKKGLKTGDINQGDTFNSREDANLQ, from the coding sequence ATGCGTTGGTTAGGACAAAGAGAAAGTGATAACGTCGAAGATCGACGCGGAGGAGGTGGTGGCGGATTGCTGGTGGGCGGTGGTATCGGCACCGTTGTTATTGCCGTTATTGTCATGCTCCTTGGTGGAGATCCGTCGGAAATCCTGAATCAAAGTTCGCCCAGTCAGCAAGCAGCTCAGGCTCCATCTGGTCCGCAGCCCGACGACGATGCAGCCAGTTTTACGCGGAAAGTACTGGGTAGTACGGAAGATATCTGGACGAAATTGTTTGCCGATCAAGGGGCACAGTATCGAAAACCAACGCTGGTTATGTTCCGGCAAATGACCCAGTCGGGTTGTGGTACGGCCTCGGAATCATCTGGACCATTTTACTGCCCTGGTGACCAGAAGCTTTACATCGACCTGTCATTTTACGATGAACTCAGTAAGCGCTTTGGCGCTCCCGGCGATTTTGCAATGGCTTATGTTGTGGCCCATGAAGTCGGTCACCATGTGCAAAAACAGTTGGGTATTATGGATAAAGTCGACGCGCTTCGTGAGCGATTAAGCGAACGGGAGTACAACAAAGTATCCGTTCGGCTTGAGCTACAGGCTGATTTCTTTGCGGGTGTGTGGGCACATCATGCGCAGGGAAAGAGCTTTGATTTTGAGCCGGGTGATGTTGAAGAAGCCCTTACCGCTGCCAACGCCATTGGCGACGACCGCATTCAGGAGCAAACGCAGGGGCGCGTAGTTCCTGATGCCTTTACACATGGCAGTTCTGCGCAGCGTGTATACTGGTTTAAAAAAGGGTTGAAGACGGGTGATATTAACCAGGGCGATACCTTCAACAGCCGTGAAGACGCTAATTTACAGTAA
- the namA gene encoding NADPH dehydrogenase NamA, whose product MSALFSPITIRSIQLKNRIVVSPMCQYSSENGFANDWHLVHLGSRAVGGAALIFTEATAVSPEGRISPHDLGIWKDDHIEGLKRITQFINQHGSIAGIQLAHAGRKASHHRPWDGGKAIPPTEERGWETVAPSSIPFTEAEPRPLALTKAGIENVLIDFQDAARRAVEAGFQVAEIHAAHGYLLHEFLSPLSNQRTDEYGGSFDNRIRLLLQVIEQVQAVWPEEYPLFVRISATEWTEGGWTADDSVALASVLKTKGVDVIDCSSGGNVAHAKIPVGPGYQVEFAERVKQEAGIMTAAVGLITHVEQAEAILANGQADFVLLAREFLRDPYFPLHAAHALGDDVVWPSQYERAKPK is encoded by the coding sequence ATGTCTGCTCTTTTTTCTCCGATCACCATCCGAAGTATCCAGCTCAAAAATCGAATTGTTGTTTCGCCAATGTGTCAGTATTCCAGTGAAAACGGCTTTGCCAACGACTGGCATCTGGTCCATCTGGGAAGTCGTGCTGTAGGAGGTGCTGCGTTAATTTTTACGGAAGCGACGGCTGTATCGCCCGAAGGTCGTATTTCGCCACACGATCTGGGTATCTGGAAAGACGACCATATTGAAGGACTGAAACGAATAACGCAGTTCATTAACCAGCATGGCTCCATTGCCGGAATTCAGCTGGCTCATGCCGGACGCAAGGCAAGCCACCATCGACCGTGGGATGGAGGGAAAGCCATTCCGCCCACTGAAGAGCGAGGTTGGGAAACCGTTGCACCGAGCTCTATTCCCTTCACAGAAGCCGAACCAAGACCGTTGGCCTTAACAAAAGCAGGTATTGAGAATGTGCTGATTGACTTTCAGGACGCTGCTCGCCGTGCCGTGGAAGCTGGCTTTCAGGTTGCCGAAATTCACGCGGCTCATGGTTATCTGCTCCACGAATTCTTGTCGCCCTTGAGTAATCAGCGAACGGATGAATACGGTGGTTCGTTCGACAACCGAATTCGCTTATTGCTACAGGTAATTGAACAGGTTCAAGCTGTCTGGCCAGAAGAATATCCGCTTTTCGTTCGCATATCGGCAACGGAATGGACCGAAGGCGGCTGGACCGCCGATGACTCGGTAGCCCTGGCATCTGTCCTGAAAACCAAAGGGGTGGATGTTATCGACTGTTCAAGCGGAGGGAATGTAGCCCATGCGAAAATTCCGGTAGGCCCTGGTTACCAGGTAGAATTTGCCGAACGGGTGAAGCAGGAAGCTGGTATTATGACCGCTGCGGTTGGCCTTATTACGCATGTTGAGCAGGCCGAGGCTATTCTTGCCAATGGGCAGGCCGATTTTGTTCTTTTAGCCCGCGAATTCCTCCGTGATCCGTATTTTCCACTGCATGCTGCCCATGCATTAGGTGATGATGTTGTCTGGCCGTCGCAGTATGAGCGGGCAAAGCCAAAGTAA
- a CDS encoding PIN domain-containing protein, translated as MNRLRLVLDTNVFLVSLAPQYKYHWIYECILKNKFDLCLSTEILLEYEEVIQQRYGLNVTDAKLSYLLLLPNVHVVEPLYR; from the coding sequence ATGAATAGACTACGTCTCGTTCTGGATACCAATGTTTTCTTAGTTTCACTTGCTCCGCAATACAAATACCACTGGATTTACGAATGCATTCTAAAGAATAAGTTTGATTTATGCCTGTCAACCGAAATTCTGTTGGAATATGAAGAGGTTATTCAGCAGCGCTACGGCTTAAACGTTACTGACGCCAAACTAAGCTACTTGCTTTTGCTGCCTAATGTTCATGTTGTTGAGCCGTTGTATCGATAG